Part of the Pseudodesulfovibrio hydrargyri genome is shown below.
GGTGTTGTAGTTGGCGATGCGCAGTTCCTTGCCGGACTGCTTCACGGCCTGGGCCACGACCTCCTCGACCTGGTCCTGGGCCAGCTTGACCACGGCGGCCATGCCGTGGCCCGCGCCGCCGCAGTCGGCCATGAGCCGCCCGCGCAGGGTCACGGCCCGGACGCAGTCCTCCACGCCGAGAATCCCGGACGCGCCCAGGGAGGCGAACTCGCCCAGGGAATGCCCGGCCGTGGCCGAGGGGGCCAGCCTGTCCCTGGCGGCCAGCCACAGGGTCAGGTTGACCACGGTCAGGGCGGGCTGCAGGGCCCGGGTGTCGGCCATGTCGGCCGGTTCCCCGTCCCAGTAGATTTCGCGCAGGGCCAGGCCGGACTCTCGCTCGGCCAGCTTCCAGAGGTCCAGGGCGGCGGAATCCGCCTCGGCCACGTCGCGGCCCATGCCCTTTTCCTGGGATCCTTGTCCGGGGAAGAGAATGCCGGTCTTGGTCATGAATAGCTCCTTGAGATGCACGGGCGGGCGGTCCCGGCCGCGTGATGGTGTCTGATTTCGGTGGCAACGGGATACCGCGCGGCGCGACGGCACGTCAAGCGCGGGCACAGGAAAGCGGGCCTGCGGTTGACACTGAAAAAGCAAAGCGGGTAGGACTCATGGCATGACCATGCACGACCACCGCACCGGAATCCCAGGCCTTTCGTCCGGGTGGGCGGCCTCAAGGA
Proteins encoded:
- a CDS encoding ACP S-malonyltransferase, which produces MTKTGILFPGQGSQEKGMGRDVAEADSAALDLWKLAERESGLALREIYWDGEPADMADTRALQPALTVVNLTLWLAARDRLAPSATAGHSLGEFASLGASGILGVEDCVRAVTLRGRLMADCGGAGHGMAAVVKLAQDQVEEVVAQAVKQSGKELRIANYNTPAQFVISGEAEALDAAETLVKAAKGRAIRLAVSGAFHSPLIKEAADEFAAFLDTLAWKAPAFPVFHNATALPEPDAASIKAVMQRQMTSSVLWIQTMRAMWGAGVREFIEIGPKGVLFKMLKANLGSEEEKWSGLNIGSLEQAGEL